The DNA region CAAAGGTCTGAGGCATGAAAGAACAGGTAATGTGTTTGGGTAACTGTTACTACTACAGTACTTAAATTTGTTTCAAGGATGCTAGGGAAAACCAATAAGCCatacaatttgcatactagcttGCATATACTGTAGTTGTCTGCTTATTTGACATCTGGGGCCACCACAGGGAGGCTCTAGTctaggttctcaaccttcctaatgccgcgaccctttaatacagttcctcatgttgtggtgacccccaaccataaaattattttcgttgctacttcataactgtaattttgctacttttatgaatcgtaaatatctgatatgcaggatgtattttcattgttcgtgacccacaggttgagaaccgctggctaccTTTCAGCTAATCATTCCCAGTACTAGGCACAATGACTGACACTTGGCAGgtactaaatatttaaaagaaaactttctcTACTCACAACACTTGACAACAAATGTGTGAGGGCTTCTTTCCCCATACCAACTCCTTGGACACCACCTGGATGGGTCCTATCATTTAATTCCATTCTCACATTAACAACTTGGAGTTAGTAGACTGCACGTTAAGGGCTCAGACTACCCATAAGAATACACTCAATCGTAAGAGGTGGATCCCCAGGTTACCCATACTTCTGTCCTACTTGGATACAAATCGGGGGTTCCTGTGACCCCCCTCATCAGGCTAAATAATTTGCTAtcacagctcacagaactcaggacaACACTTATTATCACAAGGAATAGTGTAAAAGATATCCTTTATTATAAAAGATGCAAATTCCCCACCAGTTGTTtgggttggttggagcgtcatcctgtacatcaaaaggttgcgggttcagtccccagtccgTCTGcacatgggaggcagccaattaatgctCCTCCctccactgatgtttctttcccttcctgtctctctaaaatcaataaacatatcctcggtgaagatgtaaaaacaacaacaaacctggAGCTCTGTGAACCTCAGTGCTTAGGGTTCTTACAGAAGTtctattagagcagtggttcccaaccttcctaatgccacgaccctttcatacagttcctcatgttgtggtgacccccaattacattgttacaaattgaacataattaaagcatagtgattcatcacaaaaacaatatgtaattatatatgtgttttctgatggtcttaggcgacccctgtgaaagggtcgttggacccccaaaggggtcgcgacccacaggttgagaaccgctgtattagagGGACATGATGGATTAAATTATGAGGTCacggcccagctggtgtgacttgatggttgagcgtcaacctatgaaccaggaggtcacagttcgattccaggtcaaaggcacatgcctgggttgcaggctccatccctagtgtggggtgtgcaggaggcagcctgttagtgattctcatcattgatgtttctatctctctccctacctctctgaaatcaataaaaatatattttaataaaaagtaggGTCAGAATTTCATATCAAGTCCTCTGGATAATGGCTTTAGCCTGATCCAGACGGGGGGAACTCGAGTATAAATTATACCCCATTGCTGTTCCAAACGTAAGGAAAGGGAGCTGGTTTTTATATACCCATACCAGTCAGTCATCAGCAAAAGAATGCTACCGAGGAgggacttctcagcctctccCAGCTCTGGGTGTGGGGGCCGTGGCTCCAGTGGCTCCAGTGGCTCCAGTGGCCCTCGGGCTGTTAGCTAAAGTGCTCAACTGAGTCTGGAGGATTTGTTTCCAAGACGGCTCACTCACGTGGCTGGAAGACCGGTtggtgctggcagcctggggtggggtggggcgcaCCTGGCTTCTCTCCACGTGGGCCTATGCGTGGGGCTGGCAGCCTAGCATCCAGATTCCAGGAGTAGGTGTTCcgagagacaggaagtagaaacGGCCAGTCTCTTAACACCTGGGCCTGAAACTGGCACTTCATTGGTGAAATCACAGAACCCACCCAGATTCAAAAGATGAAGAAACACAGACCCCGTGTCTCAAAAGGAGTGTCAAAGAATGTGTGTATCTTAATCAGGCACAATTTTCCTCTGGCCACAAACTGTTTACATTCATTCCTCTTattaatttttactgattttcgagaagaagggagatagaaatacaGATTGAGATATAGAGATGAGAGAAATgtcggtttgttgttccacttagctttttgttgttgttgttgttaatcctcacccgaggatatttttccattgattttgagagagaatgggagggggagagaccgagagagagaaacatcaaagtgagagagacacagcgattggctgcctcctgcatgcaccccaaccagggccaggattgagcctgcaacgtgtccttgaccagaatcaaacccaggacccttcagtctgagggccgatgctctatcctctgagccaaaacggcttggactgttgttccacctatttatgaactcactggttgattcttgtatgtgccctgaccagggatcaaatttGCAACCTTGGGTTGAACATTATTAgtacgatgctctaaccaactgagctacgtgGGCAGGGTTATAGTGATTCCTTTTATATGCAAAATACAATTGCTTTCTCCCAAGCTCTCTGAATATTTCATCCTACTTTGAGCATCAGGCTCAAGATAGTACATAGGATAACCTTTGTTCACTTATTGCCTGGCTGACACGCTTGCTGGACTAGAATCATAGAAGGGCCTTTATCTGTCTTTTTTCACTCAAACCAGTACTTGATCCACAAAAGGTACATGATACATACTCCCTGAGAGTGCGTTACCTTATTTCTCATTTTCAACGGAATGAATCAACACTCAGGGTAAATTTCCAAAGTTTAGAGAGGAATAGTCAAATCAGGATGTAAGGTCAGTTTGACTTGAAACTCATTCTGAGAATGTATAACATGGTCTGTATCTCGGTGGGACTTAGAATCTGGTGGAGGGAGGTAAGAGTAGgtataatgaagaaataaatgacaaagggTAAGCTAAGGCATTGGCTGTAGGAAGGAACAGATGCAACTGACAGCTTGAAGAGGTCAAGGTGTTAATGTCCAAGTGTGGTCAAGGATAGAGCCAAGGATGACTTTCAGCctcttaaatgcatttttattgatttcagcgagaaagggagagggagagatagaaaaagcaATGATGAGAGACTGGGAGAATGATGAAATAGGCACATTTGGAGATAAAACTGGATATGAGAATTCAAGTTCATAGACAAGCCAACTAGCAGGTAAGGCAAAAACTCTCTAGATTCAGGAATCCTGTAGAGATAACctgttaactttaaaattttttctttaacaattttaaactgtggcccagccagtatagctcagttggttgagcgccaTCCCATGCACCgggaggtcactggttggattccaggtcagggcacatgcccagattgaggGCTCAGgccccagcgtggggtgtgcaggagggtaGTCAATTTACCCTTTGCGATcctttgtctactctcagccaccaaagttTTTTTACggttccggtcgtatgtctgctctcagccaccacagcaaggaaccgtacgaatcttaactctattcattcatgtatcagttcataatttctccgaaagctcttaagtgtctaagcgaccttgtcacgaaccaaaacactGCCCCAACAAATcagagatatcgaaactcaatataaacaaacgcggttgTTCCACACttgccatgcaaaacaccgtggagAGTCAGTCGCCTGTTGAGAgcgaagaaatcgacaagcttcggagatacttcccagaatttcaaataaagctttgcaaattacgtttaactgtaattaggcattctcgcttgttaagatatttcaaaataatactccaaaatgccaaaaagaaagttaccgaaagaagtgtactgcgaatctgaaagtaacgatgaagagttttattttggcaccttgaatactgactctgacgtagaaagtgataacgtttgtagtgattctactagtactgacgtagttccaaaaaagaattaataaatcttgtttatccttcataatcttgcatgttatgtatcactgctctttctatggaaattaattccgaccagtacgacacccatgtccaaatttaatacgaccgcaaagggttaatgactctctcatcattgatgtttctatctctctccccctcccccttcctctccgaaatcaataaaaatacattttaaaaaaatgttagtcAGATATTGGAGAGAACTAGACTTCAGGATCCAGTCCAATTTTGTCCTTATTATTgatttttggggtgatgaaattaTACAGGtctcaggtgcacaattccaaaGCACATCATCTGGTCACTgtatagggcaggggtcctcaaactacggcccgcgggccacatgcaaatacaaatattgtatttgttcccgtttttttacttccaaataagatatgtgcagtgtgcataggaatttgttcatagttttttttttaaactatagtccggccctccaacggtctgagggacagtgaactggccccccccccgtttaaaaagtttgaggacccctggtatggtgtgttcatcacccaagtcaagtctccctcCCTCACCAGCTATCTCCCCTAtaccttctcccacctccccccgccaGGCTCCAGTCCAGTTTTCAGGTAGGTAACAAAACCTCCAAGACAATGAACAGGACTAGCATCTCATGTCCACAAAAGAGAGctactgaaaattattttccctACCACCTCACTCCCACACAATATTtgcctttttgtgtctggcttctttcattcagcataatgtcttcaaggttcatccatattgtagggTGTCAATGTCATTcctttgattgattgattgattgagagagagagagagagagagagagagagaagggaggtagAAAGGAAAACATCGATTTGCTGCTCCacttattcattggttgcttcttgtatgtgccctgaccagggatcggcattgaacctgaaaccttggggTATCTAAAGGACGCTCTCTACCCAACTGAGCAGCCCCGCCAAGGGcgctttctcttttaaaacagGACTAATGAGCCCGGCCCAGggcggctcaggggttgagcatccacctatgaaccaggaggtcaccgtttgattcctggtcagggcacatgccgggttgtaggctccatccccagtggggggcgtgcaggaggcatctctgtcatcattgatgtttctctctctccctctcccttatcaatacacagattaaaaaaataaaataggactaAAAGCATGCCCCACCCCCAAAGGCGGCATCGTGGCTTCCTTCTCCTCTTGCCCTCCTTACACTCTTCCAGCACCGACAGGACGGCAGTAACTGATGGGTAAAGTGTCAAGCGGCATctctgcagggggagagggccCCCTGCAATGGCGCCTCTAGGAGACCAGATAGTTGCGCCCCAACACGCAGAAGGTGCCCGCTGCAGTTTGGGGGCTGCCAGCTTTTCTGAGTTCAGCGGTGTTGCAGCAACTTCACCCAGCCCGGGTACCCCGAAGGCCCCCGTGGGCTGTGCCGGGGACCCGAGTGGCGGCTGCCTCGGACCCCTCGGGCTCCGGGGCCGTTTGCAGCTTTGGCCGCGCGCGGGGAGCGCCGCGCACCCAACACACAGCTCGCGGCCCGCGGACGCGCCGCCCCGTCCATCAGTCGCGCCCGGAAATGGCTGCGGGCCCTGCGCCAGTGCGGCCGTTAGGACACGAAACCGACGCCTCGGAGCgcggagggggcggcggggggcgggcgccGCGCGGGGGACGACGGCGCGCACCGCCTAAGAGCCGCCGGTGCCGGCGCGGCCGCGCGCGGGAACGTCACGCGGCGAGACTGCGCGTGCGcggcggccggggcgggggcgggggcggggccggggccgggggtggggccggggggaggggcggcgccGCGCTCTCGGCCGGTCGGCAGCTCCGAGCTCTGCCGGCTGGTTGCGCGTCTGAGTCGCAGGTAAGACCGGCGCCGGCTCCTGCCCCGGACTGTGAGGCTGGGCAGCTGGAGGGTTTCGGGCTTCGAGCTAGAGAATAACCCGGAAAGTTAGGCCATTGACATGTTgcctacattttaatttattttttcccgcCAGGATATTAAAAAGTGACACACACTGGTGAACCCCAAACAAGTACCTCTCCATTTTACCTAACCTGCCCCGATATCATCTAAGGTCCTAGATTCTAGGTCCTTGGTACCAAGAGAACAGACATGTCCCTTCGTCTGAAAGTTTATAACAAGGAAGCTTGTCCACTGTATCAGGTGTTCTCCACCTTGACTGGTTGAGATTTTAGAAAGTGCTATGGTCAAGCCTCCGTCCGCCCTGGCCAACAGAATGAAATACGCCCCAAGGTCAGTGCCTGGGCCGTGGTCATGATGATTTCAATATCTGGGTGGTTCTTAACGGATGTGCAATCAGGGCTTTGAGACCCGTGACCAACTGGACCAGTGTGAGCCAGATGCAACCCACCTTCTTAAGATCCATCAGCAGGATTCACCAAGTTAGCCTGAAAACACAAAAGGCCAAGGACCGCCTGAGAGGCTCAAGTATAGCAAGAAATAGGgggaaaagcagaaagaaaagaaacccagaccatttttcaaatgttttcatttccttaaaaCTCTCCTACATGGAAATCACACCTGTAGCAAGGATGACTGTCAAACCCCGCTCATTGGGCCAGACATCCTCGTGGTGTTAGCAGAAAACTGGCCCCGCTGTAGCACACCACCTCCACCTGTGAGTCAGCCCATCGGCCACCTGCCTACAATTTAGCCCACGTTGTCGCTGAGAGAGACAGGTGTGCGATCAGAACCAGAATTTAACTTCAAGTTCATGGTGAATTATTGGATAGATGTTGGAGCACCTATAGCTTATTACGTGGGACACTTTTCTCCCCCTCGAAATTTCATTTGGACTGTGTGTGAAAGGGTTCTTGCAAGCGATTTGAATGAGACTGAGGGCTTTAATGAAAGGTCAGACTGCTCTGATTGTTTAGTTTGTATCAAAGTAAAAGAACAGTCAAAGGAAAGAATGGTACCTTAGTGGTACCCTGGGCTGCATTTAGCTGCGTTTGGCATATTACTTAGGTTTCTGAGCTGCTGGCTGTTGTCTGAAATAAAACGTACTGAATAAATTGTGTGGATTAAATGGTAACACGGAAAGAGAACGGAGAAAGaccactctctccctttcctacTGATCTAGGCAGCTATTTCACCCCACTTCTTTTTataactgatttatttatttttatcacttccCGTCCCCTATAactgataatttttaatttacagCCCAGTTGTTGCTGATTCCTGGAAGGATACATCTACATTTTTGTTTCAAGGAAACTTGGAGACACAAAATGGAACAGAGCAACAACAAAGAGGTAACTGCTGCCTTCCCTAACCTGCTTTTATGACTCTCAAGAGTTATTCTGGCAACTTTAGGTATATTGcgttaataaaatattatgattccgctttaaaaacgtttttaaaaaataggctatAAGAAAGTTGCATGTTTGgcttgtattttatttctcttggacaGAAGTGCCTTTTGGACTGCATTTCTTTATAACGCTGGTAGTATTTAGGAGCAGGCATAGCTGTTAAGGCTTAATCATAATTCCTTTTTCCTAACGGGTCCTGTTAAAGAAACGTTCTGGCACCATTATTAGGACTGTTGCAGCAAGTGCATTGCAGTGAGGGGAGAGACTGGGCTCAACTCCATATACAACAAAGACTAATGGACTTATAGCCTCTGAGCAGAGTGAGAGGCAggggtcagtggatggaaaaGAGAGGAGACATCAAGAGTTTGGGATTCTTGCTAAATGATTTAAAGATTTAAGATTCTGGCTGAGGGCAGGCCGTGGTGATCAGAGATCCAGGATGGAAAATGAAGAACTTAATCAGAGGCTGAGTTTGATCACATCATAAGGGTAGAGGATGCTTAGGAATCTTGCTAACACTGGGCTCGACAGGGTCTAGGTCCGGGTCTAGTCAAAGAGGAGCCTGACTTCAGGTTGGTCATCGAGAGACTGTCAATCATGAACAGTTtccagcctcctgcctgcctggacTCCAGGCGTTGGAAGTTCACGAAAGAGCCCTTGTGGCCAGGAGGCTTATAACTGTTTTATCAAATGCATTCATAAGCAATTTTCCATTCAGCTGACTCTGAGCAATAGAAAATATAAAGCCAGGTTCTTAATAAGGGAGGAGACTTAGATGGACTGTGGAGGAAATGCAAGGCCACCTAATGGCTGTAGTGAAAACAGAGATGGTTGACGGGCCATTCGGTTCTGCCAATTAATTGGGGgaaataaagctgtttttttctTACCCAATCCCCGAAGTCATGTGTGACTTAAAACACTTTTTGTTTGTAAACTTTCAGGGCCACGGTGTGGTGGATGGTCATTTTGATCTTCCCGTCAAGAAGGTGATTAATTTTTCCCCTCCGCTATACAGACAGCGTTACAGCTTCGTTAACGACCTAGTGAATCAGCACAAACCCAAGAAGGTAGGTCTTGGTTtccaaacatttcattaaaactCTCTTATAAGATGTTTTGTTAAATGCAGGAGCCTTGGTTAGTAAGTAACCAGAGACTGTTCGGAAATACTCTCACGAGGAGGGAAAGGGTTAGAGAGGGAAAACTAAGcttggaggagctggaggagcaaAGTGGAATGAACGAGTGCTAGGTTAACATGTGAGGTTAAACAGGACTtatttcccccgccccccaggctcaTCCTGTCTCGAGATTAATTTCCTCTCATGTACTTCTTTTCTGCCAAAGAGATCCTTCCATTCGATGCTTTCTTATGGTTTCACTTCCGCTGCCCACTCCCTGTAAAGGTCTTTGGTCGCCCTTGACTTCTCTGGCTGTAAACGTCTTTGAAATGACACTGGTCTCATCTACAGGTGGCAGACTTGGGGTGTGGCAATGCTTCCCTCATACAGATGATTAAATCGCACAGTTGCCTGGAACTGATTGTTGGAGTAGatatcaataaagataaaataggaTCGCAAAGGTAATGCCTAGTTTCTGGAGGAGTTGTGCATTGATCTAAAACCAGTGGCACTATTACATATGCTTAGAGGAAGGGCCGATTTTATGCAAGATTTACACTATGTTACATGTTAAAATGCGTTGTACGTTATACACCGAGAGAGCCTCAGGCTCTCTGAATAATGACTATGCCCTCATGCTAATGAGCTATATACGCTGTGAATACCTGTTCCCTTCCAATGTAGAAAGTGGAGTCTCAATTAAGTAATTATAATCGTCAGCGCACTGCAGACTCAGTTTTCAAAGGGCAAGAATCTAATTAGGTTGATGCCGGACACCATGGTAACGGCAGAGCCCCAGGCCGCCATCTCCAGTTCGAAGCAGAGCAGCTCGCCAATATCCTGTATATATTGGATTTCCACGGATTGTTTCAAAAGGCTGTTTCTTATAAAGGGCAAGAAGCTGAAAATCACTGATCCAAAGTGAGCCGGGAgaccaaaaatattaaaaatgggagCAATGGCAAATATTCAGTACCTTGTTCTGATTGGCCAGTTACTCCCTCCCCGTGAAAGGAAGTTACTCTCATGTCTGTAGTTGGGATAactctaaaccagccgtgggcaaactacggcccgcgggccggatccggccggtttgaaatgaataaaactattgaaaaaaaagaccggacccttttatgtaatgatgtttactttgaatttatattagttcacacaaacactccatccatgcttttgttccggccctccggtccagtttaagaacccattgtggccctcgagtcaaaaagtttgcccacccctggtctaagcagTTGTGCTCAAGTGCGCTGACTTCTACAATCACGATTTTGCAGGTGTAGACTGTCTCCATTCTCGGGGGAGTACCTGTGCCCCCGGGACCTGAATCTGTCGATCATCTTGTACCACGGCTCTGCTGTGGAGAGAGATTCTCGTTTGCTTGGATTTGACTTAGTCACGTGTATCGAGTTGTAAGTATTAAACGCATTCCTTCTGTATCATTAGAAAAATGTCACTGGGTTAGTCTTCGTAAACTTTGTTCCCTAAATGTAATCTggatttttatttgtaaagaaaattgCTTGTCGGTTGGGACTGGCCTGTTACCACCCCGTCTCATCCGGGATGGGCGAAGGGAAGGACGAGGCCGTTTCAGGTCACTGTTACATCCTCCAAGGGGACACACATCAATGTAGAGACAGACCTTGTTTTGCGCAGTTAGGGAAATCGTGCAAGTGAAGCTCGATCTGACTCGATCTGTCCCCGCTGACCCTTTCAGAATAGAACATTTGGATTCTGAGGACCTGGCCAGGTTTCCCGAAGTCGTGTTTGGGTACCTGTCTCCGGCCATGGTTGTCATCAGCACGCCCAACTCGGACTTCAACCCCCTGTTCCCGGCAGTGACCTTGAGAGATTCAGATCACAAATTTGAGTGGAACAGGAAGCAGTTTCAGACCTGGTGAGTGCAAAGGTGTCTTGGTTTCTCGGGACCCCCACGGGCGTTAAAAATCCTGGGGAGTAAACCTTGATGGATATGTGACTGATGCGATTTCCTTCCGCAGAGCACATGAGCCAAGCCAGTGGGAAGTTCGTTCTCTCTCTCACGTCTCAGGCGGGTGTGGGAAAGGTGTGTGCCCTCCAGGTGTGAGGCGTCAGGAAACAGGATCGAGGGAAGGCGTGGCACTGAGAGTGATGCCCTGGCTCAGGGGCATCTCCCAGGGGCTCCACGGGTTCTTGGCACAATTCCACACCCAAATAGGAGTTGGGATTATAGCCTTCGTGGTGTCCTTGTCCATTCCTCTGCTCTGTCCCACAACATTCCTTGTCTCCGTGTTCCTGTGGTTCATTACCCTCGCAGTCATTGCCTGAATGCCCCTCAGAGACGTAAGCAGACCCCACGCTGTGGCATAGTGTGATGTGTAAGAACCTGCAGCTCAGCGGTCTTTTGGTTCCTTGCATTGTTCGCGTTCTGTTCTACCGGGAATCGCTGTCTATGTAACAGTAGTTCTGAGTTTAGAAAAAACCATCTCTCTCCTTGTTTTGATTCCAGGGCCTTAGGGGTGGCAGGTTTCTACAATTACTCCGTGGAGTTTACTGGCGTGGGGGAGCCACCGGAAGGAGCTGGGCATGTTGGCTACTGTACCCAGATAGGGGTCTTCCGGAAAGTCGGAGCGCCGGCCACGGAATCGTGCGTGGCAGAGCAGTGTGGTCAGCACGTTTATAAGATTGTGAGTgttcttttttcaatttattttttattgatttcagagaggaagggaagggagagagagaaatagaaacatcaatgatgagagagaatcactgagtggctgcctcctgcacatcccccactggggaccaagcctgcaaccgggaatcgaaccatgacctcctggttcataggtccctgctcaatcattgagccacgccggccgtgTAGACTGTGAGTGCTCTTTGTGGGGCAGCTGTCGGGACAAGAACTGCATGTACCTCGAAGGTGAACAGTTCCCTATCAAGAGTTGCCGCAGCAGAGAGGAGTGGTGGCCTGATCCTGAGGGTGACCCTGGGAGAAGCCTACGTCCCCACCGCGGTCAGAGCTTTGAGACGAGTGGTCTTTTGAGCTGGTGGGCCAGCGGCCTCCCTTGCGGAATGCGTCAGGGTTCTTGGCAGGAAGAGGAAAGCCAGCAGGCATTTCACTGCTGGGCTCAGAAACTGATTTGGAACTGAGCCTCCAAGTGCCTCAGACCCTTTGGTTTCGGAGGTATGGGGAAGAACAAACACATCTCCCTCTTTATTTAGCAACACTTTTCCATTTTGACCCCATGTGTCAGTATTTACAGTTAGTAGGGTTTGACATTTGCACATACTATAcagttattcttttctttttttttcattcttgcccaaggatattttcccattgattttttagggagagggaaaaagagagagaaacatcgatgcgagagaaacacatcgattggttgcctcctgcacaagccccgaccagggctcgggccagggaggagcctacaacccaggtatgtgtccttgagtggaatcgaacccgggacccttcggtccacaggctgatgttctatccactgagccaaaccggctagggccatagaGTTAATTCCTCATGTGGTACGAAGTTACTACTCATGGTCTGGAACATTTTCCTATATCCTAATTGGTTTTTTCCTCCCGGCTCCAGGTTTATTCCGTTTCATATCCAAGTTTACAGCAAAAGGAACTCCGCAAACTCGCATTAGCAAATGAGGTGTCTCGGCAAGTCCAAAGCATGAGGCAGAGATACGTCTCCAGCCTGAGGATCCTACAGCGCGGCGATGGCAACGGCCACCAGGTCAGCGACACCGGGCTCGTCACCTTCTCTGGACCAGTCTTCACAGAACTTGAGAAACGCAAAATCGAGAAGTCTCCCGAACCGTTCCGCTTTGGGAATAAGCTGTACGTCCCGCTGGAAAGGCTGCTCGCTTATCCCAAGGTGAACCGCCTGTGTGACAGCGTGGACACGATGCGAGCGCTCATCGCCGACACGGTGAGGCTGAGCAGGGACGGGTCCGCCGTGAAGGTCGACCTGCGCGATGCGAGTCCGTGAGCCGCCCGTCCTGAGAGTCGGGGTCTCAGCCAAGGGAGGGCTCGCCGAGGACGCTCTCGTGTAGCCATTATTCAAGTAACTTAGTTTTGAGATTACTTGACacgttgttgttgggttttttttaatacgCTTGTTT from Myotis daubentonii chromosome 18, mMyoDau2.1, whole genome shotgun sequence includes:
- the HENMT1 gene encoding small RNA 2'-O-methyltransferase isoform X2, whose product is MEQSNNKEGHGVVDGHFDLPVKKVINFSPPLYRQRYSFVNDLVNQHKPKKVADLGCGNASLIQMIKSHSCLELIVGVDINKDKIGSQRCRLSPFSGEYLCPRDLNLSIILYHGSAVERDSRLLGFDLVTCIELIEHLDSEDLARFPEVVFGYLSPAMVVISTPNSDFNPLFPAVTLRDSDHKFEWNRKQFQTWALGVAGFYNYSVEFTGVGEPPEGAGHVGYCTQIGVFRKVGAPATESCVAEQCGQHVYKIVYSVSYPSLQQKELRKLALANEVSRQVQSMRQRYVSSLRILQRGDGNGHQVSDTGLVTFSGPVFTELEKRKIEKSPEPFRFGNKLYVPLERLLAYPKVNRLCDSVDTMRALIADTVRLSRDGSAVKVDLRDASP
- the HENMT1 gene encoding small RNA 2'-O-methyltransferase isoform X1, yielding MCDLKHFLFVNFQGHGVVDGHFDLPVKKVINFSPPLYRQRYSFVNDLVNQHKPKKVADLGCGNASLIQMIKSHSCLELIVGVDINKDKIGSQRCRLSPFSGEYLCPRDLNLSIILYHGSAVERDSRLLGFDLVTCIELIEHLDSEDLARFPEVVFGYLSPAMVVISTPNSDFNPLFPAVTLRDSDHKFEWNRKQFQTWALGVAGFYNYSVEFTGVGEPPEGAGHVGYCTQIGVFRKVGAPATESCVAEQCGQHVYKIVYSVSYPSLQQKELRKLALANEVSRQVQSMRQRYVSSLRILQRGDGNGHQVSDTGLVTFSGPVFTELEKRKIEKSPEPFRFGNKLYVPLERLLAYPKVNRLCDSVDTMRALIADTVRLSRDGSAVKVDLRDASP